The following are from one region of the Candidatus Deferrimicrobium borealis genome:
- the uvrB gene encoding excinuclease ABC subunit UvrB codes for MSTTFRLAAPFAPAGDQPGAIRELSEGLSRGLARQVLLGVTGSGKTYTMASVVAAVDRPALIIAPNKTLAAQLYSEFKTLFPENAVEYFVSYYDYYQPEAYVPHTDTYIEKDSAINEQIDKMRHSATRSVMTRGDVIVVASVSCIYGLGSPEYYARMTIRVEEGAEFPRNALLRRLIDLQYERNDVDFHRGTLRVRGDAVELFPAYEEEKVLRIEYDEDRIARILHVDPLRGTRIRELRETVIFPASHYVTPEDQLERAVRGIGEELEGRLSELHALGKPLEAERLKQRTTYDLEMISQMGFCSGIENYSRHLDGRAPGQPPYTLLDYFPKGFVTFLDESHVTVPQLNGMYNGDRSRKQTLVDFGFRLPSALDNRPLRFEEFNGRVGQVIFVSATPAEYELRESGGAVVEQIIRPTGLVDPGIEVRPARTQVDDLLGEIRKNADAGGRVLVTTLTKRMAEDLTEHYEGQGVRVRYLHSDIDTMERVEILRDLRLGTFDVLVGINLLREGLDLPEVSLVAILDADKEGFLRSSRSLVQTFGRAARNVSGRVILYADRETGSMREAMSETGRRREKQVAYNREHGITPETIRKMIADPIGQACEADYVTAPTEEPSFASGEELAKLLRKVRKEMVAAAKKLDFERAASLRDRLLALEKAELSSR; via the coding sequence ATGAGTACTACGTTCCGGCTGGCGGCGCCATTCGCCCCGGCGGGGGACCAGCCGGGGGCGATCCGCGAGCTCTCCGAGGGGCTTAGCCGAGGCCTTGCGCGGCAGGTCCTGCTCGGCGTCACCGGGTCGGGGAAGACGTACACGATGGCCTCCGTCGTCGCCGCCGTCGACCGGCCCGCGCTGATCATCGCCCCGAACAAGACGCTCGCCGCACAGCTGTACTCCGAGTTCAAGACCCTCTTTCCCGAAAACGCGGTCGAATATTTCGTCTCGTACTACGACTACTACCAGCCCGAGGCGTACGTCCCCCACACGGACACCTACATCGAGAAGGACTCCGCGATCAACGAGCAGATCGACAAGATGCGGCACAGCGCGACGAGGTCGGTGATGACCCGCGGCGACGTGATCGTGGTCGCCTCCGTGTCGTGCATCTACGGCCTCGGGTCCCCGGAGTATTACGCGCGGATGACCATCCGCGTCGAGGAAGGCGCGGAGTTTCCCCGCAACGCGCTCCTGCGGCGGCTGATCGACCTGCAGTACGAGCGCAACGACGTGGACTTCCATCGCGGAACGTTGCGCGTCCGCGGGGACGCGGTGGAGCTGTTCCCCGCGTACGAGGAAGAGAAGGTCCTTCGGATCGAGTACGACGAGGACCGGATCGCCCGGATCCTCCACGTGGACCCCCTCCGGGGGACGCGGATCAGGGAATTGAGGGAAACGGTGATCTTCCCGGCCAGCCACTACGTGACGCCGGAGGATCAGCTCGAGCGGGCGGTTCGCGGGATCGGGGAGGAGCTCGAAGGGCGGCTCTCGGAGCTTCACGCACTGGGAAAGCCGCTCGAGGCGGAGCGGCTGAAGCAGAGGACCACCTACGACCTGGAGATGATCTCCCAGATGGGATTCTGCTCCGGCATCGAGAACTACTCCCGCCATCTCGACGGGCGCGCTCCCGGCCAGCCGCCGTACACCCTCCTCGACTACTTCCCGAAGGGGTTCGTCACCTTCCTCGACGAGTCCCACGTGACCGTTCCCCAGTTGAACGGGATGTACAACGGCGACCGGTCCCGGAAACAGACGCTGGTGGATTTCGGGTTCCGGCTCCCCTCCGCGCTCGACAACCGGCCGCTCCGGTTCGAGGAGTTCAACGGCCGGGTGGGGCAGGTGATCTTCGTCTCGGCGACTCCCGCGGAGTACGAGCTGCGGGAGAGCGGCGGGGCGGTGGTGGAGCAGATCATCCGCCCCACGGGGCTCGTCGACCCCGGGATCGAGGTTCGCCCCGCGAGGACGCAGGTGGACGACCTTCTCGGGGAGATCCGCAAGAATGCCGACGCCGGGGGGAGGGTCCTGGTCACGACCCTCACGAAGCGGATGGCCGAAGATCTCACGGAGCATTACGAGGGGCAGGGGGTGCGCGTGCGCTACCTCCACTCCGACATCGACACCATGGAGCGGGTCGAGATCCTGAGGGACCTTCGTCTCGGAACGTTCGACGTTCTCGTCGGAATCAACCTGCTCCGGGAGGGGCTCGACCTGCCGGAGGTCTCCCTCGTTGCGATCCTCGACGCCGACAAGGAAGGCTTTCTCCGCTCCTCCCGGTCGCTCGTGCAGACGTTCGGCCGCGCCGCGCGCAACGTGTCCGGAAGGGTCATCCTCTACGCGGACCGGGAGACCGGGTCGATGCGGGAGGCGATGTCGGAGACGGGCCGGCGGAGGGAAAAGCAGGTGGCGTACAACCGGGAGCACGGGATCACCCCCGAGACGATCCGCAAGATGATCGCGGATCCGATCGGGCAGGCGTGCGAGGCGGACTACGTCACCGCGCCGACGGAGGAGCCGTCCTTCGCGTCGGGGGAGGAGCTCGCGAAACTCCTCCGGAAGGTTCGGAAGGAGATGGTGGCGGCGGCGAAAAAGCTCGACTTCGAACGCGCGGCGTCCCTGCGCGACCGCCTCCTCGCCCTCGAGAAGGCGGAGCTGTCCTCCCGCTAA